One window of Amyelois transitella isolate CPQ chromosome 7, ilAmyTran1.1, whole genome shotgun sequence genomic DNA carries:
- the LOC106130793 gene encoding mucin-2 yields the protein MRLSLQLGVVLLAVYHTCRAERAPRAIQGYSNRNYAVLGDPIQTPLNEDGYFYPRPEIPFPPPPPVIPPKPSQPPPPPPPVIIPQRPTPPPPPPPTIGYVYNPPTTRAPTYSTLLNSYPSTGYVYNTPKIPFTFPTTTTPRPTPPPTIRYTTGSTIRPVTRTTPGYTYTTPRVTFTYPTTTTPRPTPPPTIRYTTGSTYAPVTRTTPASTGYTYTTPRIPFTYPTTPRPTPPPTIRYTTGSTIRPVTRTTPRPTTGYTYPTPKITFTYPTQPPTIRYTTGSTLRPVTRTTPRPTPPPTTGYTYPTPRVTFTYPTTRPTPPPTIRYTTGSTIRPVTRTTPRPTPPPTTGYTYPTPRVTFTYPTTTRPPPTTPRPTPYTYPTPGVTYLPVTTPRPTPPTTRYTYPTPRITFTTPRPTPPPTIRYTTGSTYRPVTRTTPAPTGYTYPTPRVTFTLPTIRVTTPRPTPPPTQPNTYLPPTRATPPPYTPPRITTPRPTPPPYTPPRVTTPRPTPPPTYLPPVTTTTRRPPPPPPPRTNPTYLPPTTRYIYTTPRTTFTYPTYKITTPRPTPPPTQPNTYLPPTKATPRPYVPPRTTPRPTPPPTQPNTYLPPTTRVTFPPYVPPRTTFPPYVPPRTTFPPYVPPRTTPRPTPPPTQPNTYLPPTTRVTFPPYVPPRTFPPYVPPRTTPRPTPPPTQPNTYLPPTTRPTLPPYVPPRTTPRPTPPPTQPNTYLPPTTRTTPRPTTTTTRRTPPPTLRTPPPTIRTPPPTYLPPSTTPRPTPPPTTGYTYPVPRVTFTLPTYRTTPPPPPTTPRRTPPPTTRPPPTYLPPTTTPRPVIRTNPPTTRPPFIPDQGYFYDKPLVPFAF from the coding sequence AGGCTGTCACTGCAATTGGGGGTGGTTCTGCTGGCGGTGTACCACACCTGCCGGGCGGAGCGCGCGCCCCGCGCCATTCAGGGCTACTCCAATAGAAACTATGCGGTCCTCGGGGACCCCATCCAGACCCCGCTCAACGAAGACGGCTACTTCTACCCGCGGCCCGAGATTCCGttcccgccgccgccgcctgTGATACCTCCAAAGCCGTCgcagccgccgccgccgccgcccccAGTCATCATACCTCAAAGGccgacgccgccgccgccacctCCTCCTACTATAGGCTACGTGTACAACCCTCCCACTACGAGGGCACCTACCTATAGTACGTTATTAAATAGCTACCCCTCTACTGGCTATGTCTACAACACGCCTAAAATACCTTTCACTTTTCCCACAACCACCACCCCTAGGCCCACTCCTCCCCCAACCATCCGCTACACAACAGGGTCTACCATAAGACCAGTCACAAGAACGACCCCTGGATACACCTATACTACCCCGAGGGTGACTTTCACGTATCCCACGACCACCACGCCGAGACCGACCCCTCCTCCGACTATCAGATACACCACAGGTTCTACGTACGCCCCAGTAACAAGAACCACTCCTGCATCAACCGGATACACTTACACCACTCCGAGAATACCTTTCACTTACCCGACTACGCCCAGACCGACTCCGCCACCGACCATCAGATATACAACTGGATCCACAATCAGGCCAGTCACCAGGACTACGCCTAGACCCACCACTGGATATACGTATCCTACTCCGAAAATCACTTTCACATACCCGACACAACCACCTACTATTAGATACACGACCGGTTCGACTTTAAGACCAGTAACTCGAACTACACCTAGGCCGACCCCGCCACCGACCACCGGATACACTTACCCCACTCCTAGAGTAACTTTCACGTATCCAACGACAAGGCCCACGCCGCCCCCTACGATCAGATACACAACAGGTTCCACGATCAGGCCTGTAACTAGAACCACACCGAGACCTACTCCACCTCCGACAACTGGCTATACTTACCCAACTCCTCGGGTAACATTCACTTACCCAACAACTACTAGGCCGCCACCAACGACTCCCAGACCCACTCCTTACACCTACCCCACACCAGGAGTAACGTATTTGCCGGTAACGACACCTAGGCCTACTCCGCCGACAACTCGGTACACTTACCCCACTCCTAGGATCACCTTCACGACGCCCAGGCCTACCCCTCCCCCTACCATCAGGTACACTACAGGATCGACGTACAGACCAGTCACTCGAACGACTCCAGCGCCGACCGGCTACACCTACCCTACTCCTAGGGTAACTTTCACGTTACCAACGATTAGGGTCACTACGCCTCGGCCGACGCCACCACCCACGCAGCCTAACACTTACTTACCTCCCACAAGAGCTACTCCCCCACCATACACCCCACCGAGGATTACCACCCCCAGGCCGACTCCTCCACCATACACCCCACCGAGGGTCACCACCCCCAGGCCGACTCCCCCTCCGACTTACTTACCGCCCGTGACAACCACAACACGACGACCACCTCCTCCACCACCCCCGAGAACTAACCCCACTTATTTGCCGCCGACAACCAGATACATTTACACCACCCCTAGAACCACTTTTACATATCCCACATACAAGATAACTACCCCCAGACCTACTCCTCCCCCGACGCAACCAAACACATACTTGCCACCGACCAAGGCTACTCCTCGCCCGTACGTTCCACCTCGAACTACCCCAAGACCCACCCCTCCGCCCACACAACCCAACACGTACCTCCCTCCTACTACCAGGGTGACATTCCCGCCTTATGTGCCCCCCCGGACAACTTTCCCACCCTATGTTCCTCCGCGAACAACCTTCCCACCGTACGTGCCTCCCAGAACAACTCCTAGGCCGACTCCACCCCCAACCCAACCTAACACCTATCTTCCTCCGACTACCAGAGTAACATTCCCACCATATGTACCCCCCAGAACGTTCCCTCCTTACGTCCCCCCACGAACTACTCCCAGACCAACCCCTCCCCCGACTCAGCCCAACACCTACCTGCCCCCGACTACCAGACCTACACTGCCACCTTACGTTCCCCCGCGAACTACTCCGAGACCTACCCCTCCTCCCACTCAACCTAACACTTACCTCCCACCCACTACACGTACTACCCCAAGACCAACTACGACTACTACTCGACGAACTCCCCCTCCCACTCTCAGAACACCCCCGCCCACTATTAGAACACCGCCACCAACTTACCTCCCCCCATCGACGACCCCGAGGCCGACACCTCCCCCCACGACAGGCTACACATACCCCGTGCCAAGGGTAACCTTCACCCTGCCAACATACCGCACCACACCCCCTCCTCCCCCTACCACGCCCAGAAGAACACCCCCTCCCACTACCAGACCCCCACCCACCTACCTACCTCCCACCACAACCCCCCGCCCCGTGATAAGAACGAACCCCCCAACCACCAGACCCCCCTTCATCCCAGACCAAGGTTACTTCTACGACAAACCTCTAGTACCTTTCGCCTTctaa